In Deltaproteobacteria bacterium, the following proteins share a genomic window:
- a CDS encoding LLM class flavin-dependent oxidoreductase, protein MKFGYYILNTYVPEMDGDSSALYSHWLEQIDAAESLGFDSLWVTEHHFRYFGGMMPSPSVILAAATQRTKRMKLGAAVSILPMHNPLRIAEEFAMVDQLSNGRLLFGAGRGMHPTEYVTFGYDWNNAQERLPEALDIVAKAWSPDEFEWQGEHYKFPKLNVYPKPRQQPHPPIYVTANREPENFKMIARRNHHLMTLPWIATNEDQRPRVEIYLNALKEAGHSTADKDIFTMYPIYVGENDDKAKVEVVEHWHRWRSFAMEATGSFPGTPTYEPRLAHLSYDAMARDSRGIFGGPETCVRALKKIIDVVGTNHIGLTFHYGGLSQERVLKSIERFAKHVLPAVR, encoded by the coding sequence GTGAAGTTTGGTTACTACATTCTCAACACCTACGTGCCGGAAATGGACGGCGACAGCAGTGCGCTTTATTCCCATTGGCTCGAACAGATCGATGCGGCGGAAAGTCTCGGCTTCGATTCGTTGTGGGTTACCGAGCATCACTTTCGTTACTTCGGCGGCATGATGCCGAGCCCCTCGGTGATTCTCGCCGCGGCAACTCAGCGAACCAAGCGCATGAAGCTCGGTGCGGCGGTGTCGATTTTGCCGATGCACAATCCGCTGCGCATCGCCGAAGAATTTGCCATGGTCGATCAGTTGTCGAACGGGCGGCTCTTGTTCGGCGCAGGGCGCGGCATGCATCCGACCGAATACGTCACCTTCGGCTACGACTGGAACAACGCCCAGGAACGCTTACCGGAAGCCCTCGACATCGTCGCCAAAGCGTGGAGCCCCGACGAGTTCGAATGGCAAGGCGAGCACTACAAATTTCCCAAGCTCAACGTCTATCCCAAACCGCGGCAGCAGCCGCACCCGCCGATCTATGTGACCGCCAATCGTGAGCCGGAGAATTTCAAGATGATCGCCCGGCGTAATCATCATTTGATGACCCTGCCGTGGATCGCGACCAATGAAGACCAGCGCCCGCGCGTGGAGATCTATTTGAATGCGTTGAAAGAAGCGGGGCACAGCACGGCGGACAAAGACATTTTCACCATGTATCCGATTTACGTCGGCGAAAACGACGACAAAGCCAAAGTGGAAGTGGTCGAACACTGGCACCGCTGGCGCAGTTTTGCCATGGAAGCCACCGGCTCTTTTCCCGGCACACCCACTTACGAACCCAGGCTCGCGCATCTGAGCTACGACGCCATGGCCCGCGACAGCCGCGGCATTTTCGGCGGCCCGGAAACCTGCGTGCGCGCTCTCAAAAAGATCATCGACGTGGTCGGCACCAACCACATCGGCCTGACGTTCCACTATGGCGGGTTGAGTCAGGAGCGCGTGCTGAAGTCGATAGAGCGCTTTGCCAAGCACGTGCTACCGGCGGTGAGATAG
- a CDS encoding ABC transporter substrate-binding protein, giving the protein MAHRFFAIAFLLCFSAANLHAAEPTLIHASYGGIAGYQLPIWVNKEAEIGKKYGINIEPLLISGGALGVQSLLANSTQLSQNSASAAIGAALRGAPIVLIGTLENRMSLQVISRPEIKTPQQLIGKKIGILRFGGSNDTGIQWALRGWKIDPKQVTVLQSGATNARLTALTLGQIDATILSYPEIHLAKKRGMNVLADIGDFSAYPNTSLIVTRAMLEKQRPLVKNILKSQIEAIHYVRSNKAGSIKILRKYLRIDDVEATEATYDFFAKRFDMPPRTNLEGIKNILKEMDSAQKNPAEFVDMSLLDEIEKEGFLQKLK; this is encoded by the coding sequence GTGGCACATCGATTTTTCGCGATAGCTTTTTTGCTTTGTTTCTCGGCCGCAAATCTCCACGCCGCCGAACCGACCCTGATACACGCGAGCTACGGCGGCATTGCCGGCTACCAGCTGCCGATCTGGGTCAACAAAGAGGCGGAGATCGGCAAAAAATACGGCATCAATATTGAGCCGCTGCTGATCAGCGGCGGCGCGCTGGGCGTGCAGTCGCTGCTCGCCAACAGCACGCAGCTCAGTCAGAACTCGGCATCGGCGGCGATCGGCGCAGCGTTGCGCGGCGCGCCGATCGTGTTGATCGGCACGTTGGAAAATCGCATGTCGCTGCAAGTGATCTCGCGGCCGGAGATCAAAACGCCGCAGCAGTTGATCGGCAAGAAGATCGGCATTCTGCGCTTCGGCGGCTCCAACGACACCGGCATTCAGTGGGCGCTGCGCGGCTGGAAGATCGATCCCAAACAGGTGACGGTCTTACAATCCGGCGCCACCAACGCGCGGCTGACCGCACTGACGCTCGGGCAGATCGACGCGACGATTCTCTCCTATCCGGAAATTCACCTCGCCAAGAAGCGCGGCATGAACGTGCTCGCCGACATCGGCGACTTCAGCGCCTATCCCAACACGTCGCTGATCGTCACGCGCGCCATGCTCGAGAAACAGCGGCCGCTGGTGAAGAATATTCTCAAATCACAGATCGAAGCGATTCACTACGTGCGGAGCAATAAGGCTGGCAGCATCAAGATTTTGCGCAAGTATCTGCGTATCGATGACGTGGAAGCGACTGAGGCAACCTATGACTTTTTCGCCAAACGCTTCGATATGCCGCCGCGCACCAATTTAGAAGGCATCAAGAACATTTTGAAAGAGATGGACTCGGCGCAAAAGAATCCGGCGGAGTTCGTCGATATGAGCTTATTGGATGAGATCGAGAAAGAAGGATTTCTGCAGAAGCTGAAATGA
- a CDS encoding ABC transporter substrate-binding protein: MIRLVVPILWLYVLGSRAVFAAPLWLSCSAVGPTVAGVWMAHETGTFKKYGLDVQLIYIPSSGTNIQALLGGSLDMSAPGISGVVLAAARGAPVLSIAAMTNRPSMTLYVQPEIARAEQLKGQTVGISRYNSTGHTVTTLVLRKLGLEKVAPMQPLGGTPEMQAAFEEKQVAAIVSAVKPRAPARALLNAADLDIPFAMNVFAVTRDFLQKNPDILKEVSHESTTMARSPRRVLARHGPGDGAIVGE, translated from the coding sequence ATGATACGACTGGTTGTCCCGATTCTATGGCTTTATGTGCTTGGCTCGAGAGCGGTATTCGCCGCGCCGCTGTGGTTGTCCTGTTCCGCGGTCGGTCCGACGGTCGCCGGTGTCTGGATGGCGCATGAAACCGGGACCTTCAAAAAATACGGCCTCGACGTTCAGCTAATCTACATCCCGTCAAGCGGCACGAACATTCAAGCTTTGCTCGGCGGCAGTCTCGATATGAGCGCGCCGGGCATCAGCGGCGTCGTGTTGGCGGCGGCGCGCGGCGCGCCGGTGTTGTCGATTGCGGCGATGACCAATCGGCCGTCGATGACGCTTTACGTCCAGCCGGAAATTGCCCGCGCCGAGCAGCTCAAAGGCCAAACGGTTGGCATCTCGCGCTACAATTCCACCGGCCACACGGTGACGACGCTGGTCCTGCGCAAGCTGGGATTGGAAAAAGTCGCGCCGATGCAGCCGCTTGGCGGCACGCCGGAAATGCAGGCTGCCTTCGAAGAAAAACAAGTTGCCGCGATCGTCTCGGCGGTTAAACCGCGGGCGCCGGCCCGCGCGTTGCTCAATGCGGCCGATTTGGACATTCCATTTGCGATGAACGTCTTCGCAGTCACGCGCGATTTTTTACAAAAGAATCCCGACATCTTGAAGGAGGTATCCCATGAAAGCACAACAATGGCGCGAAGCCCTCGGCGAGTGCTTGCGCGGCATGGCCCAGGCGATGGAGCGATTGTAGGAGAGTAG
- a CDS encoding DUF4124 domain-containing protein, with the protein MGLLFVLAVLVFPTALSAQTFYKWKDEKGQWVFSQNPSAVGKATERVDMPGSTADTSAAKSDNCVPFKLGVTRANKEFSSRGSSILVEDFQIKLLDQTAAKTQLSWSARLRNVGGSVEPLSLIVDVSDCQGFKLGSGERDSTLDPRQVISVSDTVLLTGPSAATVGRFALRLGTAKTAESSSAPSQSVSSDAKADVVLISHRIQSDSEGFWLVGRVRNRGRIPARNVRLTYKLRETGGARIPGGLFYLDGSELAPSAHAEFRQRLPQLHARSRVTPSVDVEWQ; encoded by the coding sequence ATGGGCCTGCTGTTTGTTCTTGCTGTTCTAGTGTTTCCAACCGCCCTGTCCGCCCAGACCTTCTACAAATGGAAAGATGAAAAGGGTCAATGGGTATTTTCGCAAAATCCATCGGCCGTAGGTAAAGCCACGGAGCGTGTCGACATGCCCGGATCGACGGCTGATACCAGCGCCGCGAAAAGTGACAACTGCGTGCCGTTCAAGCTCGGCGTGACTCGTGCCAACAAGGAGTTTTCATCTCGGGGTTCTTCCATCCTCGTCGAAGACTTCCAGATCAAGCTCCTGGACCAGACGGCAGCGAAGACTCAACTCAGCTGGTCGGCGCGGTTGCGCAATGTCGGCGGCTCGGTGGAGCCATTGAGTCTTATCGTCGATGTCTCCGACTGCCAGGGCTTTAAGCTCGGCAGCGGCGAGCGTGACAGCACGCTGGACCCACGGCAGGTAATATCGGTCTCGGACACAGTGCTTCTGACTGGCCCCTCGGCCGCAACCGTCGGCCGCTTTGCGCTCCGCCTTGGCACTGCGAAGACCGCTGAATCCAGCTCTGCGCCAAGCCAGTCCGTATCCAGTGACGCAAAAGCGGACGTCGTCTTGATAAGTCATCGCATCCAATCGGACAGCGAAGGTTTTTGGTTGGTGGGTCGAGTCCGTAACCGCGGCCGCATACCGGCGCGCAACGTTAGGTTAACCTACAAGTTGCGGGAAACCGGCGGCGCACGAATACCAGGAGGCTTGTTCTACCTGGACGGGTCCGAGCTCGCGCCGAGCGCCCACGCTGAGTTCCGCCAGCGGCTGCCCCAACTCCATGCCCGGTCAAGAGTCACGCCCAGTGTCGACGTCGAGTGGCAGTAA
- a CDS encoding DUF3060 domain-containing protein — translation MKTHRCAISGAVLLFPWLVCNNAPAADSVTITKPGGITVKRGDGSAITVKPPAGKTDAAPENESNRRDLQASGKRVVVGPEGNRKLTVSCRGMDVDVQSSANHVTLQGTCGVVNISGPSNVVVVESTSEIIVSGPGNHVTWLKAFNGQPPRLSDTGAGNVVVQSNAQAGKPGAPAGGETKAAPSNDPSQRIVVLQNRDKRTVECRGKDVDILGNDNALTFRGACGQVNVQGNRNTVALEAARSIAVVGNNNRLDWQEGVGGGQPSVSNLGNGNVIAEAAR, via the coding sequence ATGAAGACCCACCGTTGTGCCATTTCTGGTGCGGTGCTGCTCTTCCCCTGGCTCGTGTGCAATAACGCACCGGCGGCGGACTCCGTCACTATCACGAAGCCAGGCGGCATTACCGTCAAGAGAGGCGATGGCTCAGCCATAACCGTCAAGCCGCCCGCTGGAAAAACTGACGCGGCGCCGGAAAACGAATCCAATAGGCGCGACCTGCAAGCCTCGGGCAAGCGCGTTGTCGTGGGCCCTGAAGGCAATCGCAAGCTCACTGTCTCGTGTCGAGGCATGGATGTCGACGTCCAATCCAGCGCCAATCACGTTACATTGCAAGGCACTTGCGGCGTCGTGAATATCTCGGGTCCGTCGAACGTGGTCGTTGTCGAGTCCACATCTGAAATCATCGTATCGGGTCCCGGCAATCACGTCACCTGGCTGAAGGCCTTCAACGGCCAGCCGCCGCGCTTGAGCGATACGGGCGCGGGTAATGTAGTCGTCCAATCAAATGCGCAGGCGGGAAAACCCGGTGCGCCGGCTGGCGGAGAGACTAAAGCAGCGCCAAGCAATGACCCAAGCCAGCGCATCGTCGTCTTGCAAAATAGAGACAAGCGCACGGTCGAGTGTCGCGGCAAGGATGTCGACATCCTGGGTAACGACAATGCGCTCACGTTTCGCGGTGCATGTGGCCAAGTCAACGTTCAGGGCAATCGCAACACCGTCGCGCTCGAAGCTGCGCGCAGCATCGCCGTCGTGGGCAATAACAATCGGCTCGACTGGCAAGAAGGTGTCGGCGGCGGACAGCCCAGCGTCTCCAATTTGGGCAATGGCAATGTCATCGCGGAGGCCGCGCGCTAA
- a CDS encoding transposase: MARPLRIEYPGAYYHVINRGQSRRDIFLEDKGRQSFLDLLGEITRLWKVEIYAYCLMSNHYHLLLSTPTAGLARAMRHLNGVYTQKFNRVHHRDGALFRGRYKAILIDAEEHFLSVVRYIHHNPVAAGIVTDVDFYRWSSHWSYLNKKQRPVWLETSEVLSRFRGLQEYQKIMHDRVEKEIERFYRGPYQKPVLGSKEFIEVVIEKLGDKARVEAEKPESREIFGTGIAEIVKATAKEYGKRVEEIRGGRKRGQENEARMMAIYLSRELGGHRHGEIGRAVGVEKISSISSAYLRMKSRIAEERKLSRRARKIEEALSKS, encoded by the coding sequence ATGGCCCGACCGCTGCGAATCGAATATCCCGGAGCGTATTACCACGTCATCAACCGCGGGCAGTCTCGTCGCGATATCTTTCTCGAAGACAAAGGACGGCAGAGTTTTCTCGATCTGCTAGGCGAGATCACCCGGCTGTGGAAGGTTGAGATTTATGCTTACTGCTTGATGAGCAATCACTACCATTTATTGCTCTCAACGCCGACGGCAGGTCTAGCGCGGGCGATGCGCCACTTAAACGGCGTTTACACTCAGAAGTTCAACCGGGTGCACCATCGTGACGGTGCACTGTTTCGCGGCCGCTACAAAGCGATTCTGATCGACGCCGAGGAACATTTTCTGTCGGTGGTGCGTTACATTCATCACAATCCAGTAGCGGCCGGCATCGTGACGGACGTGGATTTTTACCGCTGGAGCAGCCATTGGTCGTATTTGAACAAGAAGCAACGCCCGGTCTGGCTGGAAACAAGTGAGGTGCTTTCCCGGTTCCGAGGATTGCAGGAATACCAAAAAATCATGCACGACAGGGTCGAGAAAGAGATCGAGCGGTTTTACCGAGGCCCGTATCAGAAGCCAGTCTTAGGAAGCAAAGAGTTTATTGAAGTAGTGATCGAAAAGCTCGGCGATAAGGCACGAGTCGAAGCGGAGAAACCGGAGTCGCGGGAGATCTTTGGGACAGGCATCGCTGAAATTGTCAAAGCGACCGCAAAGGAATACGGTAAACGAGTCGAAGAAATTCGCGGGGGACGAAAGCGAGGCCAAGAAAACGAGGCGCGGATGATGGCGATCTATTTAAGCCGAGAGTTGGGCGGGCACCGGCACGGAGAAATTGGCAGAGCAGTGGGGGTGGAGAAAATCTCATCAATTAGCTCGGCGTATTTACGCATGAAATCGCGGATCGCCGAGGAACGAAAGCTCTCCCGGAGAGCCCGGAAGATTGAAGAGGCGTTGTCAAAGAGCTAA
- a CDS encoding N-acyl homoserine lactonase family protein: protein MANHTVHAMMVGMSESWWRSGIMPCLRSDVDRDKPVAYIFWFIEGPNGPIVVDTGYHPDYVAPEWAQGKQFIDPPKLLAELGLKSDELKTVIVTHFHQDHFTGFDYFPGAKFIIQRAELEFWTGPRMRHKVLDSQIRPKVRPGLEKLQKEGRIELIDGDHVLYPGLNLLKAGGHTPGSQMIALDTAAGKAVLCGDIAYTFKNIRDHHPVGWYYDLGDTVAALDRAIATAARPDLAFPNHDPEIMQGKRVVRVV from the coding sequence ATGGCAAATCACACCGTGCACGCGATGATGGTGGGCATGAGCGAGAGCTGGTGGCGCTCCGGCATCATGCCTTGCCTGCGCAGCGACGTGGACCGGGACAAACCGGTGGCCTATATTTTCTGGTTCATTGAAGGACCCAACGGTCCCATCGTTGTCGACACCGGCTATCATCCCGACTACGTGGCGCCGGAATGGGCTCAAGGAAAACAGTTCATCGACCCGCCGAAGCTGCTGGCCGAGCTTGGCCTCAAATCGGACGAGCTCAAAACTGTCATTGTCACCCATTTTCATCAGGACCATTTCACGGGCTTCGATTATTTCCCGGGTGCCAAGTTTATCATTCAGCGCGCCGAGCTCGAGTTCTGGACCGGGCCACGGATGCGCCACAAAGTTTTGGACAGCCAGATTCGGCCGAAAGTTCGGCCCGGCTTGGAGAAGCTACAGAAAGAAGGGCGCATCGAGCTGATCGACGGTGACCACGTACTCTACCCTGGGTTGAATCTGCTCAAAGCCGGCGGCCACACGCCGGGTTCGCAAATGATTGCGCTGGACACCGCGGCCGGCAAAGCGGTGCTCTGCGGCGACATCGCTTACACTTTCAAAAACATCCGCGATCATCATCCGGTGGGCTGGTACTACGATCTCGGCGACACGGTCGCCGCGCTCGACCGCGCGATTGCAACGGCGGCCCGGCCTGATCTGGCGTTTCCCAATCACGACCCCGAGATCATGCAGGGAAAAAGAGTCGTGCGGGTGGTTTGA